In Nocardioides faecalis, the following proteins share a genomic window:
- a CDS encoding class I adenylate-forming enzyme family protein, with translation MSTAVSELVVEDVLGAPVQVFADRYRALHEVLAASVAHGDRTYLRTLDGTVTFAQHLRRVSSLAHALRTEHGIGKGDRIAIAAANSQEWIETFWATVSIGAVAVGCNAWWSPRELGHALELTRPALVVADERRRAHLGEIDVPVISIEDGHERLAAAYPDAPLPEADVVEDDPAVILFTSGTSGRPKGATHSHRNLCSVVGFHRSMDAMAAQYGDPVAPQDKVYLLAMPLFHVGSLHNLAVPRLATGSTVALHLGAFDPTRVLQLVQDARVTHWGAVPTMANRLLEFDHVGDYDTSSLYAFSLASAPSSPAFKDRLRSHLPFAGALVDSYGLTESCTAVAVATPMDLAESPGTLGSPILGVEVEVRDPMGNALPAGEEGEICVRSAYNMLGYWENPEATAAAFDHQRWLRTGDIGSLDQKGRIRLAARRSDLIIRGGENIYPAEVEALLAEHPDVREVVVLGVPHGDLGQEVAAVVVPAAAGTDAAALVAALEEYAAEGIAHYKVPTRWRVTAEPLPRNATGKVVRPAVAL, from the coding sequence ATGAGCACGGCAGTGAGTGAGCTGGTGGTGGAGGACGTCCTGGGAGCGCCGGTGCAGGTCTTCGCGGATCGATACCGCGCCCTGCACGAGGTGCTCGCCGCGTCGGTGGCGCACGGCGACCGGACCTACCTGCGCACCCTGGACGGCACGGTCACCTTCGCTCAGCACCTGCGCCGCGTGTCCTCCCTCGCCCACGCCCTGCGCACCGAGCACGGCATCGGCAAGGGCGACCGGATCGCGATCGCGGCGGCGAACTCCCAGGAATGGATCGAGACCTTCTGGGCGACGGTCTCGATCGGCGCGGTCGCGGTCGGCTGCAACGCCTGGTGGTCGCCGCGGGAGCTGGGGCACGCCCTCGAGCTCACCAGGCCGGCGCTGGTGGTGGCAGACGAGCGCCGCCGCGCGCACCTCGGCGAGATCGACGTCCCCGTCATCAGCATCGAGGACGGCCACGAGCGGCTCGCCGCCGCCTACCCTGACGCACCGCTGCCCGAGGCCGACGTCGTAGAGGACGACCCCGCGGTCATCCTCTTCACCTCGGGCACCTCGGGCCGACCCAAGGGTGCGACGCACAGTCACCGCAACCTGTGCTCCGTGGTCGGCTTCCACCGCAGCATGGACGCGATGGCCGCGCAGTACGGCGACCCCGTGGCACCGCAGGACAAGGTCTACCTGCTGGCGATGCCGCTGTTCCACGTCGGCAGCCTGCACAACCTCGCCGTGCCGCGCCTGGCAACCGGGTCCACGGTCGCCCTGCACCTCGGCGCCTTCGACCCCACGCGGGTGCTCCAGCTCGTGCAGGACGCGCGGGTCACGCATTGGGGCGCCGTACCGACGATGGCGAACCGGCTCCTCGAGTTCGACCACGTGGGGGACTACGACACGTCATCCCTCTACGCCTTCTCGCTCGCGTCCGCCCCGTCGAGCCCCGCCTTCAAGGACCGGCTGAGGTCCCACCTGCCGTTCGCCGGGGCGCTCGTCGACAGCTACGGCCTGACAGAGTCGTGCACGGCCGTCGCCGTCGCGACCCCGATGGATCTCGCCGAGTCGCCGGGCACGCTGGGCTCGCCGATCCTGGGCGTGGAGGTGGAGGTTCGCGACCCGATGGGCAACGCGCTGCCGGCGGGCGAGGAGGGCGAGATCTGCGTCCGCAGCGCCTACAACATGCTCGGCTACTGGGAGAACCCCGAGGCGACGGCCGCGGCGTTCGACCACCAGCGCTGGCTGCGGACCGGTGACATCGGGTCGCTCGACCAGAAGGGACGCATCCGGCTCGCGGCACGCCGCTCGGACCTGATCATCCGTGGCGGCGAGAACATCTATCCGGCGGAGGTCGAGGCGCTGCTGGCCGAGCACCCGGACGTCCGGGAGGTCGTCGTCCTCGGTGTCCCGCACGGTGACCTCGGTCAGGAGGTCGCCGCCGTCGTCGTTCCGGCCGCGGCCGGGACGGACGCGGCGGCCCTCGTCGCTGCGCTGGAGGAGTACGCCGCCGAGGGGATCGCGCACTACAAGGTGCCCACGCGCTGGCGGGTCACCGCGGAGCCGCTGCCGCGCAACGCGACCGGCAAGGTCGTGCGGCCGGCGGTCGCGCTGTGA
- a CDS encoding NADH:flavin oxidoreductase → MFSPGRIGPLTLRNRTIKAATYEGLSHRGRVTQDLVDFHVAYARGGVGMTTVAYCAVDKDGRTDRHQILWTDEAMPGLRVLTDAVHAEGAAISAQIGHGGPVAEARGNGSPALAPSARVNVIAMNKSREATVADLRRIVAAHGHAARKAVEAGFDAVEVHLGHNYLASSFLSPKLNHRDDEYGGGLRNRARLAREVMQAVRDAVGDRIAIIAKLNMDDGAPGGFWLDEAIPVAQWLEADGTLDALELTAGSSLLNPMYLFKGDVPIDEFAGVMPQPIKAGVKMIGHRLLKHYPYTDGFLLEDARQVRAAVDLPMILLGGVTSRDVMDTAMAGGFAFVAMARALLREPDLVNRIQADAARRSLCIHCNKCMPTNYTGTRCVLVERRTSRTASWGKPEGYASSPGEWDASHHSG, encoded by the coding sequence GTGTTCAGCCCGGGACGGATCGGCCCGCTGACCCTGCGCAACCGCACCATCAAGGCGGCGACGTACGAGGGCCTGAGCCACCGAGGCCGGGTCACGCAGGACCTGGTCGACTTCCACGTCGCCTACGCCCGCGGCGGCGTCGGGATGACGACGGTCGCGTACTGCGCCGTGGACAAGGACGGCCGGACCGACCGGCACCAGATCCTGTGGACCGACGAGGCCATGCCCGGGCTGCGCGTGCTGACCGATGCGGTGCACGCCGAGGGCGCCGCGATCTCCGCGCAGATCGGCCACGGTGGCCCGGTCGCCGAGGCGCGCGGCAACGGCTCACCTGCCCTCGCCCCGAGCGCCCGGGTCAACGTCATCGCGATGAACAAGTCGAGGGAGGCGACCGTCGCCGACCTACGACGTATCGTCGCGGCGCACGGTCACGCCGCCCGGAAGGCAGTCGAGGCGGGCTTCGATGCCGTCGAGGTGCACCTCGGCCACAACTATCTGGCCAGCTCCTTCCTGAGCCCGAAGCTCAACCACCGCGACGACGAGTACGGCGGCGGCCTGCGCAACCGCGCGCGGCTCGCCCGCGAGGTCATGCAGGCGGTCCGCGACGCCGTCGGCGACCGGATCGCGATCATCGCGAAGTTGAACATGGACGACGGAGCGCCTGGCGGCTTCTGGCTCGACGAGGCGATTCCGGTCGCGCAGTGGCTGGAGGCGGACGGCACGCTGGACGCCCTCGAGCTGACTGCGGGCAGCTCGCTGCTCAACCCGATGTACCTCTTCAAGGGCGACGTGCCGATCGACGAGTTCGCCGGCGTCATGCCGCAGCCCATCAAGGCGGGCGTGAAGATGATCGGCCACCGCCTTCTCAAGCACTACCCCTACACCGACGGGTTCCTGCTGGAGGACGCCCGGCAGGTCCGTGCCGCCGTCGACCTGCCGATGATCCTGCTCGGGGGCGTCACGAGCCGCGACGTCATGGACACCGCCATGGCCGGGGGCTTCGCGTTCGTCGCCATGGCGCGTGCCCTGCTGCGCGAGCCCGACCTGGTCAACCGGATCCAGGCCGACGCCGCCCGCCGGTCGCTGTGCATCCACTGCAACAAGTGCATGCCGACCAACTACACCGGCACCCGTTGCGTGCTGGTGGAACGCCGTACCTCCCGGACCGCGAGCTGGGGCAAGCCCGAGGGCTACGCCTCCTCGCCCGGTGAGTGGGACGCGTCCCACCATTCCGGATGA
- a CDS encoding ABC transporter permease, whose product MARRILVPLLELLAVLFLVSVGVFLLLALVPGDPAVAVLGEGRTPQEYEQLREQLGLNDPMLVRYGDWLGGVLTGDLGTSLVPPQTSVLDRIVSALPVSLELAVLGLALALLIAVPLAMWSAYYQGGRVDRAVSVATFALLSMPSFLIGLLLIAVLVNALGLFPRNEWVRPGDGIAQNLAHAFLPALTIALMEAAMFTRILRADLVTTLREDFILAARARGMSPIRIMLSDALRPSSFSLVTVLGLSIGRLVGSTVIVEYLFSLPGMGKLVIDAANQGNYPVVQGAVLVIAVIYVASNALIDRSYGLLDPRTRRAHV is encoded by the coding sequence GTGGCCCGACGCATCCTCGTTCCTCTGCTGGAGCTGCTGGCCGTCCTGTTCCTGGTCAGCGTCGGGGTGTTCCTGCTCCTCGCGCTCGTCCCCGGTGACCCGGCGGTCGCGGTCCTCGGCGAGGGACGGACACCGCAGGAGTACGAGCAGCTGCGCGAGCAGCTCGGCCTGAACGATCCGATGCTCGTCAGGTACGGCGACTGGCTCGGGGGCGTCCTGACCGGTGATCTCGGCACGTCGCTGGTCCCGCCGCAGACGAGCGTCCTCGACCGGATCGTCTCCGCGCTGCCGGTCAGCCTGGAGCTCGCGGTCCTCGGCCTCGCACTCGCGCTGCTGATCGCGGTCCCGCTCGCGATGTGGTCGGCCTACTACCAGGGCGGCCGGGTCGACCGGGCCGTCAGCGTGGCCACGTTCGCGCTGCTGTCGATGCCGTCGTTCCTGATCGGGCTGCTGCTGATCGCGGTCCTGGTGAACGCGCTCGGGCTCTTCCCGCGCAACGAGTGGGTCCGGCCCGGAGACGGCATCGCCCAGAACCTTGCCCACGCGTTCCTGCCGGCGCTGACGATCGCGCTGATGGAGGCGGCCATGTTCACCCGGATCCTGCGTGCCGACCTGGTCACCACGCTGCGGGAGGACTTCATCCTTGCCGCCCGGGCCCGGGGGATGTCGCCGATCCGGATCATGCTCAGCGACGCGCTGCGACCCTCGTCGTTCTCGCTGGTGACCGTCCTGGGGCTGAGCATCGGCAGGCTCGTCGGCAGCACTGTCATCGTCGAGTACCTGTTCTCGCTTCCCGGGATGGGCAAGCTGGTGATCGATGCCGCCAACCAGGGCAACTACCCGGTGGTGCAGGGGGCGGTTCTTGTCATCGCCGTCATCTATGTCGCCAGCAACGCTCTGATCGACCGTTCCTATGGCCTGCTCGACCCGAGGACCCGCCGTGCTCACGTCTGA
- a CDS encoding ABC transporter permease, whose amino-acid sequence MLTSDPALPVTLPASAPTRDRRRAGGLVGAGLLVGGLVLAWCAWEMTSLVTLVRVLLLVAGLLVAINGLGRLAQVVCGKPVDVVFWLAMAWLTLLLAAAALAPWLPLGNHADSVAGLSSPIFAEPGGLGAEHPLGTNNYGLDVLSRTVHGARTSLVVALLAVLIGTVVGGLVGLVSGFVRGATDRVVGILANTLLAVPPLILLIALGTVLEPSVRAIAFALSLLTIPSMVRLARANTITVAQREYVLAARAIGAGQVRLMLREVLPNVLLPVLSLAIVMISVLVVAEASLSFLGIGIEQPEPTWGNMIAEGQGGVMEKHPFIVVVPGICLFLTVFSFNLLGEKAQKRWDPRSAKL is encoded by the coding sequence GTGCTCACGTCTGACCCGGCCCTGCCGGTGACCCTGCCCGCCTCCGCCCCGACCCGCGATCGCCGCAGGGCCGGTGGCCTCGTCGGCGCCGGACTGCTGGTCGGTGGGCTGGTCCTGGCGTGGTGTGCGTGGGAGATGACCTCCCTGGTGACGCTCGTGCGGGTGCTGTTGCTCGTCGCCGGGCTGTTGGTCGCGATCAACGGCCTCGGCCGTCTCGCCCAGGTCGTGTGCGGAAAGCCGGTCGACGTCGTCTTCTGGCTCGCCATGGCCTGGCTGACGCTCCTGCTGGCCGCTGCGGCGCTCGCTCCGTGGCTTCCGCTGGGCAACCACGCCGACTCGGTGGCCGGGCTGTCCTCGCCGATCTTCGCCGAGCCCGGCGGCCTCGGCGCCGAGCACCCGCTGGGGACCAACAACTACGGCCTCGACGTGCTCTCCCGGACTGTGCACGGTGCGCGGACGTCGCTGGTCGTCGCCCTCCTTGCCGTTCTGATCGGTACCGTCGTCGGCGGTCTGGTCGGGCTGGTCTCCGGCTTCGTGCGGGGCGCCACCGACCGCGTCGTCGGCATCCTCGCCAACACTCTGCTCGCTGTGCCGCCACTGATCCTGCTCATCGCGCTCGGCACCGTCCTCGAGCCGAGTGTGCGCGCCATCGCGTTCGCGCTGTCGTTGCTCACCATCCCGAGCATGGTCCGACTCGCGCGGGCGAACACGATCACCGTCGCGCAGCGGGAGTACGTCCTGGCGGCCCGCGCGATCGGCGCGGGCCAGGTGCGGCTGATGCTGCGGGAGGTCCTGCCCAACGTCCTGCTGCCGGTGCTGTCCCTGGCGATCGTGATGATCTCGGTGCTGGTCGTGGCGGAGGCGTCGCTGTCCTTCCTGGGGATCGGCATCGAGCAGCCGGAGCCGACGTGGGGCAACATGATCGCCGAGGGGCAGGGCGGGGTCATGGAGAAGCACCCCTTCATCGTGGTCGTGCCCGGCATCTGCCTGTTCCTGACCGTGTTCTCCTTCAACCTGCTGGGGGAGAAGGCGCAGAAGCGCTGGGACCCGAGGAGCGCCAAGCTGTGA
- a CDS encoding ABC transporter ATP-binding protein, with amino-acid sequence MTSPFLEVEDLRTVFHTPRGDVCAVDGVSFRLTAGETLGLVGESGCGKSVLGRTVMGLVSNSRTATVTGSVRVGGVDVHGLKPSERRRLWGPEIGMVFQDPMTSLNPVKRIGTHLTETLCRHLGCSRSEARKRGVEMLREVGIPEAARRMDQYPHELSGGMRQRVVIAIALACRPRLLIADEPTTALDVTVQKQILDLLASLVADRHMAMILVSHDLGAVAGRTDRVQVMYAGRTVESGATGSVFDDARHPYTDALLGSIPRLEDPPHTRLRTIEGTPPDMARPPAGCRFRPRCARAEEHCGHVSPVLASLPAADTPGAGGRQVACHYPIVLEGATRGR; translated from the coding sequence GTGACGTCGCCGTTCCTGGAGGTCGAGGACCTCCGTACCGTCTTCCACACGCCGCGCGGTGACGTGTGCGCCGTCGACGGCGTGTCGTTCCGCCTGACGGCCGGCGAGACCCTCGGCCTCGTCGGTGAGTCCGGCTGCGGCAAGTCCGTGCTCGGCCGCACCGTGATGGGCTTGGTCAGCAACAGCCGTACGGCGACGGTGACCGGCTCGGTCCGCGTCGGCGGGGTGGACGTCCACGGGCTCAAGCCGAGCGAGCGTCGCCGGTTGTGGGGGCCGGAGATCGGGATGGTCTTCCAGGACCCGATGACCTCCCTCAACCCCGTCAAGCGGATCGGCACGCATCTCACCGAGACCCTGTGCCGCCACCTCGGCTGTTCACGTTCGGAGGCCCGGAAGCGGGGCGTCGAGATGCTGCGCGAGGTGGGCATCCCCGAGGCGGCCCGTCGCATGGACCAGTACCCCCACGAGCTGTCCGGTGGCATGAGGCAGCGGGTGGTGATCGCCATCGCGCTGGCGTGCCGACCGAGGTTGCTGATCGCCGACGAGCCCACCACGGCGCTCGACGTCACCGTGCAGAAGCAGATCCTGGACCTGCTCGCTTCGCTGGTGGCTGATCGTCACATGGCGATGATCCTGGTGAGCCACGACCTCGGCGCCGTTGCCGGGCGCACCGACCGGGTCCAGGTCATGTATGCCGGCCGCACGGTCGAGTCCGGCGCCACCGGGTCGGTCTTCGACGACGCACGGCACCCCTACACCGACGCCCTGCTGGGCTCCATCCCGCGGCTGGAGGACCCACCGCACACGCGCCTGCGCACCATCGAGGGCACCCCGCCCGACATGGCGCGGCCGCCCGCCGGCTGCCGGTTCCGGCCGCGCTGCGCACGCGCGGAGGAGCACTGCGGCCATGTCTCGCCGGTGCTGGCGTCCCTGCCCGCCGCGGACACACCCGGGGCGGGCGGCCGACAGGTCGCCTGCCACTACCCGATCGTGCTGGAGGGGGCGACCCGTGGCCGGTAG
- a CDS encoding oligopeptide/dipeptide ABC transporter ATP-binding protein: protein MAGSGTAHLRPSQERALVVDDLVVEFPVSAGTVHAVSGLNVDLLLGETLGILGESGCGKSSAGRAIMQLPPPTSGSVRLGDVELSGMRPRDMRKARARMQLVLQDPVSALNPRRKVKDLVTEGLRIWGWGDRDEETFVDELLLSVGLDPQTVRERRPHELSGGQCQRVCIARAIAVDPDVLICDEPVSSLDVSVQAQILNLLEEARERVGLSMVFIAHDVAVVKNISDRVLVMYLGKTCEVLPSSSLEDARHPYTQLLLASVPGAGGDAAEAPPVAVDLPSPLDPPSGCRFRTRCPLATERCALEEPQLREVAAAQFVACHHVQELSR, encoded by the coding sequence GTGGCCGGTAGCGGTACGGCACACCTGCGGCCCTCGCAGGAGCGGGCCCTCGTCGTCGACGACCTGGTCGTCGAGTTCCCCGTCTCCGCCGGGACCGTGCACGCGGTGTCCGGTCTCAACGTCGACCTGCTGCTGGGGGAGACCCTCGGCATCCTCGGCGAGTCCGGGTGCGGCAAGTCGAGCGCTGGACGGGCCATCATGCAGCTCCCGCCGCCGACGTCCGGGTCGGTGCGGCTGGGCGACGTGGAGCTCTCGGGGATGAGGCCGCGGGACATGAGGAAGGCACGCGCCCGCATGCAGCTGGTGCTGCAGGACCCCGTGTCCGCGCTCAACCCCCGGCGCAAGGTCAAGGACCTCGTCACCGAGGGACTCCGGATCTGGGGCTGGGGCGACCGCGACGAGGAGACCTTCGTCGACGAGCTCCTGTTGTCGGTCGGCCTCGACCCCCAGACCGTCCGGGAGCGCCGCCCCCACGAGCTCTCGGGCGGCCAGTGCCAGCGCGTGTGCATCGCCCGCGCGATCGCGGTGGACCCCGACGTGCTGATCTGCGACGAGCCGGTCTCCAGCCTGGACGTGTCGGTCCAGGCCCAGATCCTGAACCTGCTCGAGGAGGCGCGCGAGCGCGTGGGGCTGAGCATGGTCTTCATCGCCCACGACGTCGCGGTCGTCAAGAACATCAGTGATCGCGTCCTGGTGATGTACCTCGGCAAGACCTGTGAGGTGCTGCCGTCCTCGTCGCTGGAGGACGCGCGCCACCCCTACACACAGCTCCTGCTCGCCTCCGTGCCCGGGGCCGGCGGGGACGCTGCGGAGGCGCCACCGGTCGCGGTCGACCTTCCCTCACCGCTCGACCCGCCCTCGGGCTGCCGGTTCCGCACCAGGTGTCCGCTGGCGACCGAGCGCTGCGCGCTGGAAGAGCCCCAGCTCCGGGAGGTCGCCGCCGCCCAGTTCGTGGCCTGCCACCACGTGCAGGAGCTGAGCAGATGA
- a CDS encoding amidase: MTYDDAIATAAAIRSGEVSAREVVEDAIARIDKHGATLNAVVAERFEQALAEVDAGLPDGPLHGVPTLVKDLGIQVAGLPLTRGSRLWAGDVQAVDSELVRRYRAAGMVMLGTTNSPELGKNASTEPVLHGPTRNPWSYSHSAGGSSGGAAAAVASGMVPVAHGNDGGGSLRIPASACGLFGLKPSRGRVTPYPVASNLAAPLPVNHVVSRSVRDSALLLDLSSAPLRGDALAAPRPSTPFAEQAVLSPARLRIGVVDRRADGGEVSPEVVAAVRRTAALCEELGHEVEETVLAYDHELLMRGFGDLMGVSLLADVTHRLAVLGRTLRDDDLEPFTRMLYDHYAATMTPVHVYDALAAVQRAGWQLGEMFGRFDLLLTPTLPLPVPELGYLDTSDPVAMWQRGGDYSSFTAVANATGMPAMSLPAGIDAAGLPVGAHFIGDLGAEGTLLALATQLEAARPWELLAPSYR; this comes from the coding sequence ATGACGTACGACGACGCGATCGCCACCGCAGCGGCCATCAGGTCGGGCGAGGTGTCGGCCCGCGAGGTCGTCGAGGATGCGATCGCCCGGATCGACAAGCACGGCGCCACACTCAACGCGGTGGTCGCCGAGCGGTTCGAGCAGGCCCTGGCCGAAGTCGACGCCGGCCTGCCGGACGGTCCGCTCCACGGGGTGCCCACGCTGGTGAAGGACCTCGGCATTCAGGTCGCCGGGCTGCCGCTCACCCGCGGCAGCCGGCTGTGGGCCGGCGACGTGCAGGCGGTCGACAGCGAATTGGTCAGGCGCTATCGCGCGGCCGGGATGGTCATGCTGGGCACCACCAACAGCCCCGAGCTCGGCAAGAACGCCAGCACCGAGCCCGTCCTGCACGGTCCGACCCGGAATCCTTGGTCGTACTCCCACTCGGCGGGTGGTTCGTCGGGAGGCGCCGCGGCCGCGGTCGCGTCCGGCATGGTGCCGGTCGCCCACGGCAACGACGGTGGCGGCTCGCTCCGGATCCCCGCCTCGGCCTGCGGCCTGTTCGGGCTCAAGCCGAGCCGCGGCCGGGTGACCCCGTACCCCGTGGCGTCCAACCTGGCGGCGCCACTCCCGGTCAACCACGTCGTCTCCCGGTCCGTGCGAGACAGCGCGCTGCTCCTCGACCTGTCGTCGGCCCCGCTTCGCGGGGACGCGCTTGCCGCGCCCAGGCCCTCGACGCCCTTCGCCGAGCAGGCGGTCCTGTCACCGGCCCGGCTCCGGATCGGGGTGGTCGACCGTCGCGCCGACGGGGGAGAGGTCTCGCCCGAGGTGGTGGCGGCCGTGCGCCGTACCGCCGCGCTCTGCGAGGAGCTCGGCCACGAGGTCGAGGAGACCGTGCTGGCCTACGACCACGAGCTGCTGATGCGCGGCTTCGGCGACCTGATGGGCGTCTCGCTCCTCGCCGACGTCACCCACCGTCTCGCTGTGCTCGGGCGCACGCTGCGCGACGACGACCTGGAGCCCTTCACCCGGATGCTCTACGACCACTACGCGGCGACGATGACCCCCGTCCACGTGTACGACGCACTGGCGGCCGTGCAGCGGGCGGGCTGGCAGCTCGGCGAGATGTTCGGGCGCTTCGACCTGCTGCTGACTCCCACGCTGCCGCTTCCCGTTCCCGAGCTGGGCTACCTCGACACGTCCGATCCGGTCGCGATGTGGCAGCGGGGCGGGGACTACTCGTCCTTCACCGCCGTCGCCAACGCGACCGGCATGCCGGCGATGTCGCTGCCCGCCGGGATCGACGCCGCAGGGCTGCCGGTGGGTGCGCACTTCATCGGCGACCTCGGTGCCGAGGGCACCCTCCTGGCGCTGGCCACCCAGCTCGAGGCCGCCCGGCCGTGGGAGCTGCTCGCGCCGTCGTACCGCTGA
- a CDS encoding ABC transporter substrate-binding protein, which yields MTRHRVAAALLATTLLAAGCAGSDGSGGEKTPSSLSKEEIYAAGLVGEQQAGDPVDGGTLTLADYSEARSLDPTKTIPNGAAGGNALAAVYDVLVRYDQESNSFQPWLAESLTSDDDTTWTLKLRQEAAFSDGTPLDANAVVGSVGYYMENAGYNTLLLATNIKDMKPQGDDTVVFTLHKPWSTFPNMLASGPGMIMAPAAYRGGPDKFTPIGAGPFILDEYKPAEELVLKANPDYWNGKPHLDSVRFVWLASDDDRVKSLADGTVDAANIRAPQALEKARKDGFRGLMFPNGVGSIYWLNNREGRAASDVRVRQAINYAIDPEAVAQRVNGGAGLPGRNIYSPTAPYFAEVETADFDREKATALLEEAQADGYDGKLTYIGQSDQASQTQAVTIEAMLEAVGFEVELDLLRNIADQTERIYVTHDYDIAVAGMSIPDEDPYSRLATNLNSKSPQNPSGYANPEMDALLDKLQAASGEESTDLLKQINELWQETIPGVAMGAGAFFIPWNDNVAGVQATSETLLLLGDAWKS from the coding sequence ATGACACGGCACCGTGTCGCCGCCGCGCTTCTGGCAACCACGCTGCTGGCGGCTGGATGCGCCGGCTCGGACGGCTCCGGCGGCGAGAAGACCCCCTCGTCGCTGAGCAAGGAGGAGATCTACGCTGCCGGCCTGGTCGGCGAGCAGCAGGCCGGCGACCCCGTCGACGGTGGCACCCTCACCCTGGCCGACTACTCCGAGGCGCGCAGCCTCGACCCCACGAAGACCATCCCCAACGGTGCCGCCGGCGGCAACGCGCTCGCGGCGGTCTACGACGTGCTCGTCCGCTACGACCAGGAGTCGAACTCCTTCCAGCCTTGGCTCGCGGAGTCGCTGACGTCCGATGACGACACGACCTGGACGCTGAAGCTGCGCCAGGAGGCGGCCTTCTCCGACGGCACCCCGCTGGACGCCAACGCCGTCGTCGGCAGCGTCGGCTACTACATGGAGAACGCCGGCTACAACACGCTGCTCCTGGCGACCAACATCAAGGACATGAAGCCCCAGGGCGACGACACGGTCGTCTTCACCCTGCACAAGCCCTGGAGCACGTTCCCCAACATGCTCGCCAGCGGTCCCGGCATGATCATGGCACCGGCTGCCTACCGGGGCGGGCCGGACAAGTTCACGCCCATCGGCGCCGGCCCGTTCATCCTCGACGAGTACAAGCCGGCCGAGGAGCTCGTGCTCAAGGCGAACCCGGACTACTGGAACGGCAAGCCTCACCTCGACAGCGTCCGGTTCGTGTGGCTCGCCAGCGATGACGACCGGGTGAAGTCGCTCGCCGACGGGACCGTCGACGCCGCCAACATCCGTGCCCCGCAGGCGCTCGAGAAGGCACGCAAGGACGGATTCCGCGGCCTCATGTTCCCCAACGGCGTGGGCAGCATCTACTGGCTGAACAACCGTGAGGGCCGCGCTGCGTCCGACGTCCGGGTCCGGCAGGCGATCAACTACGCGATCGACCCCGAGGCCGTCGCGCAGCGCGTCAACGGCGGTGCCGGCCTTCCGGGACGCAACATCTACTCCCCCACCGCCCCGTACTTCGCGGAGGTCGAGACGGCGGACTTCGACCGTGAGAAGGCGACGGCCCTCCTGGAGGAGGCCCAGGCCGACGGGTACGACGGCAAGCTCACCTACATCGGGCAGTCGGACCAGGCGTCGCAGACGCAGGCCGTCACCATCGAGGCGATGCTGGAGGCCGTGGGCTTCGAGGTCGAGCTCGACCTGCTGCGCAACATCGCTGACCAGACCGAGCGGATCTACGTCACCCACGACTACGACATCGCGGTCGCCGGCATGAGCATCCCGGACGAGGACCCGTACTCGCGACTCGCGACGAACCTCAACAGCAAGTCGCCGCAGAACCCGTCTGGCTACGCGAACCCGGAGATGGACGCCCTGCTCGACAAGCTCCAGGCGGCCTCGGGCGAGGAGTCCACCGACCTGCTCAAGCAGATCAACGAGCTCTGGCAGGAGACCATCCCCGGTGTCGCGATGGGCGCCGGCGCGTTCTTCATCCCCTGGAACGACAACGTGGCCGGCGTACAGGCCACCTCCGAGACGCTCCTCCTCCTGGGCGACGCCTGGAAGAGCTGA